TAGAGCACCGTCCCGCCCGGTCCCGCCCGGTCCCGCCCGGTGCGTGGGTGCGGCGCGGCCGGTCCGCCGTTACCTCGTGCGAGACGCACTCGAGCGAGCGGAGCTCGCTGCAGTAGCGGCAGAAGTACAGCTGCGGCAGCGGCGCCCGCAGCTCCTTCTCGCCGCGCACCAGGTACAGCACCCGCTCCGATTGCAGCAGCGACGCCATCTTGGCAGAGGGCGGGctccgccgcgccgccgccgcctgaCGTCACCGCGCCGCCTGACGCCACCACGCCGGCCTGACCACGTGACCCGCGGCCTGGCCGCCCCCTCAGTGCCACCGGGTGCCGCCCGTGGCACGGCAGCGGCGCCTTCCTTGGTCCCGGGgcccgtccagcctggcctcggaCACTGCCGGGGGcgggacagccacagctggtctgtgccagtgctcacCACCCTCGCagagaaggatttcttcccagtgtcccatctgtccctgccctctggcagtgggaagcagtTCTGTCTTATCCCGTCACTCCGagcccttgtccccagtccctctccagctatcctggagcccctttaggcactggaaagggctctgaggTTTCCCAGAgccttgccttctccaggccaACATGCCCAgttttccagcctggctgcagagcagaggggctcagCCCTCGGAacatctccatggcctcctccGGAGTCACCCCAGCTGCTCCGTGTCCTTCTCACGCTGGACACAGCTCCAGGTGGGTCTcatcagagcacagcagagagggTGATCTTTTCACACCCCAAAGGTGTTTTCTCCTCAGTCTCATGTCCACTTAAGACAGGATCCTGACGAGAATGAACGTTCCTGTGCTGTGGGATCAGCAGGAAAGCACGAGGTCTGTGGATGCTCTGCGGTGTGCGcggagggcagagctggcatcAGCACACACCACCAGTCTGCTGCTGGATAGCCCCAACAAGCAccagagccagcctggcctgTGGCAGGAATTCCCCGTGCTCACCCCGGGATCCATCCCCACACAGCGCCTGCAGGcagtccctgccctctgcccgctgCTTGCAGCTCCCCAGGAAACCCCTGTCCATGAGGATGTGCCGCTGCTCTGCTCGCGATAAAAACCCTCGTTCTTTATccgcctgcagcagctggaggggagCGCTGTGCACTGCTCCCGCCAGAGCTGCGTGCCCAGGGGCTGCCTGGAGGCCAGGGGTGCTTGGGGAGCGTGTGGTAGGGTTTTTCACCACCAGAAACCCAACAggtttccctgggaaaaggcaggagggaagggtgcAGTGTGTGGCTCCCACCGTGACTGACAGTGAGCTTTTGTGTCCCAGAAGGAAAGTCGTTGCATCCCATCTTGCTTTTGCCATTCAGCATCACCAGCGGAGTGGAATATTCCActgggcagcaggaacagcGTTCCCAGCCGGCGGGCTGAGGTCTGTCCCCTCCGTGGCGATGCTCTCTGCCCGTGTCTGTAAATCACCCTGCCCGCACCCCTGCCGAGTGCGGGACCTCGCTGCGGGCGGCTACGGAGGCTCGGGGTGCTCTTGCCCTGGGCCTCGGGGGCAAGCGGGTGCCtgtgagccctgctgaggcaagaGGGGGACAGGGTTGTTAATAATCCTTTATTAACGACTATGAAGTGAAATGTCCCCACGGTCCCTCCCTGAGACCTTCGGGTTCAGCTCCAGAGGCACTCCCCCAGTGGAACCCCATTgtgggtgggatgagatggagTGTGTTCGTATTTTTTCCTGGTGTAGAAAaaacgtcctgccgtgctttgcccttccttccccttcctcctaTCCCCTTCCCCTCTTCTCCACCCCTGCCATcccccgcgggccgggccgggccgggcggggccaGGCGGAGTCTTTTTCTCGCGGCGGGAGTCTTTTTCTCCCGGCGGGATCTGCCGCTGCCACCGCTTCtcgcaggagctggagcaggagccggGTTTGGAGTGGGCGCCGGAGCCTGGCAGCGCCGCAAGTAAGGGGGTGCGGGCAGGTAGGACGGGAAGGGCacgggcagggcaggcagggcacgggcagggcaCAGAAGGGCACGGGCAGGGAGCAGAAGAGCACGGGCAGGGCACAGAAGGGCACGGGCAGGGCacagacagggcagggcagggcacaggcagctgccgCCTCTCCCCCACGGCATCGTGTCCCCCACCCCCGAGGGGCCGGGCAGGACGGGGGCACAGCCACGGTCCCcggggaggggtccccgctcCCCGGCCCCTCCGTCCCCTTCAGCTGATGGATAACTCCGTGACTCAGCACGAGGTGCGGGTGAGGGGGACACACACGAGGCTCCCCAGAAACGAGGGGGCTCCTGGCTGTCCTGTCCCCACCATTTCCCCACGTGATGATAGACCGGTGAGTGACCAGCGGGGCACCCGGTCGTGACTTTCCTTTATCAGTTCCTGTAACAAACAGTAGCAATTAATAGGGAAGTTTTTCCCTGGGCTTTTATGCAGTGTCTTTAAAGCATGCTGTAAATCCTGCGGGTAATTGAAGGAGCCTTTACCAAAGGCTCTCGAAGGAGCCCAAGGTGAAAGCTGGACCTGGCCACGGGGGTGTCcctggagagagcagcaggggactgggagggatgGAAGGGGCTGCCCCACCAcccctctgccttttccttgcAGGATGGACCTCCCTCACCTCACGAGTCCCACTGACCTCCCCAAGCACATCCTGGATGTCTGGGTCATCGTGTTGATCATCCTGGCCACCATCCTCATCATgacagtgctggtgctgtgcccgGCCACGGCCGTCATCATCTACCGAGTCCGAGCACACCCCACGCGCAACGGCATCGTGTGAGCCACAGGCAGCTCGCTGGGCTGGGGCTACAGCCATGGGGCCCTGTGCCAGGCACCTTGACAGGGCACCCTGAGAGCTGgagcctgggcaggagctgggccagcGAGTGGGCCAGCGCCCAGACCTGCTCCCGTACCTGGCTCTCGCTGGGTACCCACTGCTCATTTTGCCCCCTGAGCGCTTAGGGACCGTGGGGGAAATGACAGCGTGGGCAGCAGTGGGGAGAGGTGTGACTTTGAGGACATGTCCAGCTGGAAATATCTCACTCCCATGAGGGAGGCAGGCTGGTCTCACCTTCACTGGTGACACTGTCTCCTCCCAGGCAAGCAGCAAGGAGTAGAAatgcctgaaaaaaatatttcttcttcgGAGTCCCAGCTGTCAAGGTggttggggaaaaaagagtcAAAGCAAGATGGATGTGGCTTCTGGTTGTGCATTTAGTGCTTGGCTAAAAGCATCAGTGACAGAGCTAGTGCTGCTAGCACAGCAGACGTGCAGCTGGCACCAGCTTCTCCTCTACCCATTATCTACTGAAATGGTAGGAAAATCCTGCAGGGCTCTTGGTTCTTCTGGGTCTTGTGGGGCAGAGGAGTATGTGCAGTTCCTGCCAGCCCTCCTGTCTGCACTCCCCACTCCTGACAGTGAGAGCTCCCACTGTTTGCCCAGcacaccagccctgctgggagtcTGTGCATGCCTCACCTGGGCAGGTAAAGCGGGAGGAGCAGGTTTGTGCCCAGCCAGTGGCAAGGGATCATGTAAGCTCTTGTATTGCCCTTTGTTATGAAATAAATGGACTTTATCCTTCATGTGAGTGTGTCGTGCAGCTCTGTCCACACTACAGGTGGTGTCTGGCTCTGCAGGATCTGGGATACTTTGCAGCCTCTCCAGGAACCCTCCCTGCTCTGACATCCTGCACTGCCTTGCCTCAAGGTCCCTGGGGTTCTCCCCAGCCTTGGAGCCCAGCAGGAAGCTCACTGCTAGCCCAGCCCCATGCCCCAGGAGGGCAAACCTCAGTCTGGACACAGTGGGTGGGAAGGATCCCTCAGGACTTTCTGACAGTGGTTGTGGCTGTTTTTCTCCCACTCGGGTGACCGGCACCGCTTCCCTCACACCAGCCTCGTGCCGGGTGAGTGTGGCAGGAGCCCTGGGACTGAAACGGCGTCTGGGTGACTCACAGCAAGGAAGGTCACCAAACGAACAGCATGAATCAGGAAGGATGTGGGGAAACACTCTGGTGATGCTGGTGGGAATTGTTTAAATcctattttctgtgctgaaaagaGCAatcagccctgcagtgctggaaacCCTATGTGCCATCCCTGTGTGGCTTGATCCACAGCAGCCAGATTTGGGTTTGCACTGGGTGGTGGGGCCAGAGGGGCAGGAAGTTCCCAGGGAAGCAGGACCTTGGGCAAACACCTCCCACCTTGGGAAGGGAGCCTAGCACCAGGATGCAGACCCTGGGGAGCAGAAGTGCCTGCACTGGAGCCACTGACTGTGGTTGCgctgggagggagcagacaCTTATTCTTTGCCCAGacaaaaaacatatttctgtttCGAGCTGTCAACTCTCTCTTCCCCTCTCGAGTTGCAGAGTTTGAGGCAAATAACCAGagttattttcctgtttttcttcctctctccctcccttgcTGGCACGGTGCAGCGGCAGCTGGAGGACATTACAGATGTGCagggtgggagcagccctggctctgctctcccctgtGCTCCACCCAAGCATTGCTTCCCTGGGGACAATGTGGGGatggccagcagcaccaggaattAGATCTGAGCAGCTTTGCTATGAGAGGAATAGGGGAGAAGCCACAAACATTGGAGTGGTTTGGGAAGGAAGTCTGGTTTGGAGCAAAACACGAGGAAAAGCATGGAACACCTCCCCCCACCATCCATGCAACCATACATGATTGCTGTTCCCACCTCTGCCTTCCCCTTGtcaagagcagcagagggaagtgAGAGATTTCCTTTCTTGGTATGAATTTTCTGGGAAGTTTCACACCCGTGGCAAACATTTCCAGGAAAGGTCTTGGAAAGATGGGTTTGTTCATAACAACAAGAAACATGGAGCTAAATGGCAGCAGAGGTAAAGCAGGGAGAAGCCAcgacatttttttaaagcattaagATGGCGGAGAATGAATTTAAACTGGATTTCCAACACTGTCAAGTTAGAAATTCCTCCTCCAGGATGGAGCGAGACAACCAAATCCCCCTGTGGCCCTGGCTTCAGTGCCTGAACAGTGCTGGAGCTTGGAGGCAGTGTTTGCATGGagttttgccaaggaaaaatGCCTTTCTGTTGAGAAGCAGGTCCTGCTCCGGTGACGCTGTAGCAGGCAGGGTAATGCAGGCACTGAAGTGATTCAGCATCCACTGGGATGCTTCCCTGGAGGTGCTGGCAtgtgccaggagctggctgctggcctgtgggggctgctgctgggggaggcaGATGGGGCAGTCACAGAAGGGAGAAGGGGACACACGATGCTGGCTCTCACCTTGCTTCTGGGCAGCCTCCCTTtgcagggggaagggggaacAATGGGCCAGGGGCATTTCTACAGGGAGCAAATCTTCCCCTGGAAAAGGAAGGGATGGCAAtgctggagggggcagagcacatagcctgggggctgcaggggcactcGGGAAGGGGGACCCCCACTCCAAAGGGTGCTGGGCACCATGGCCAgcagggaggctgctgctgaaccaGGGCAGTGTGTGGGAGCACAcgggctggggcagagcagcgAGGGCTGGGCGGGCTGGCAGCCTGGGGAAGCCTGGTGCTCCAAGAACTGGGGCCTCTTGCCTGGCAgagcttgctttgcttttgcttcccGTTGCACACTTAGAACAAAGGTTCAGAGGTTGCCCTGGGATTGatgccaggccaggctgccagaGGGAAGCTGCACTGCTGCTAGCCGGGGcaatgctgcctgctgctgcccaagctCCCTGCCACTGTCCTGCCACGCTGCTGGcaccatccctgtccctctgtaTGGAAATACTTCTCAGTCAGCTCTGGGATAAACCCAGCAGGCAGCACTAGATGGTTCCCACCGCTGCTTTCACATTTCCTGTCCTCAGCTGgggccctgcagcccagcacaaggtctctgcagcccctgcatgTGGCTCAGGGGACAGCCAAGGAggctggtggcagtggcagcatGGTGGCCAGGGAGCTGGAAGCGCCTGGCCTCCCGCCCCGGACTCCTGCCAAACATCTGCTGCAGGCGTGAGCTGGCTCCTGCCCGGCTCTGGTGGAAAAACAACCAAGCAGGACGGGTCGTGCGAGGGTCAGCCCGCCCTGCTCGGCTGCTTTTTGGGGGGGGACCCCAATCCTGCAGTGTGGAGCACCTGGTGGAGCCCCTGGCCCCTTTGGCCCTCCCATGCAGCCTCCAGCATGACGTGGCACAGCAcgctgggagcactgggtgaCATGCCCCGGATGCCATGGAAGATCAGTGGCAGAGAGGGAGTCCATTGGCTGTGTCTCATTAActccttccccattcccaaccTCCACCAAGGCTGATTTGGCACTGGGACCCAAGGAGGCAGGACTTGGATAAACTGGTCACTTGTTTTTATTTCGGTTTTAGGAAAACTGAGTTCAGGAGTGACTCAGACTTTcactgctcatggcagggatCAGGGACACGTGGAAGGGACACAACCACACCGTACCACACACCACTATAACTAGATGTGGGTGGCTGTTCCTGTGGTGGTAAATCGTGGGGCAGGGAGCACAGTCctgagcagctccccaggcctGTCCTAGCTCTGTTGCAGGAGGTGGCTCAAGCCCTGGTCAGGCTCAGAAATGTGAGCTGTGTTGGGGAGCACAGCACTGGGCACACACTGGTCcttgctggcagcaggatgCAGAGACATGcaggccaggagctgcagcagccccatggCCTCAAACCTCCCTAGAGCCTGGGAAGTAGGTGGGGAGGGTCAAGCCCTGGATATTGGGTATCCTACAGGTTTTGGCAAGGAGCCACTCGCTCCACTCACAGCCGTATCTGTGAGAGTCGACTGCAGCACCTCTGTGGCTGGCCTGGCTCTTGGCATGCTGTGATGGGCTCTGTGCAGTCTCCAGGCAGTGGCTGAGCTGTGGGTTTGCCTGGGCCTGGGGGAACACCCCACACTGCTTGGGGTCTAGGCAGGGCAGAGCTAAGCCATTTCCCCAGTAGCAGTGCAGGTTTACAGCTTTGGGAAATGCTGCCAGTGACAGAGAAACCCTCAGCTCCCCTGCTCCATGGCTTCTCTGTGTGCCTGGGAGATGGACCCAACCCCCAGCCCTCCCACGCCAGCTGAGGTTGCAGTTGGAGCCTCACAACATCAGCCTTTCCCAGGACATGGTGTTCCTTCTGGTGAAGAACACAGATTGGGAGATTGCTCTCAGCTTCCTCTTAACCCATGGCCTCATTCCCCTTCCTTGGTGGCATCTCCAGCATCTGGCTCAGTGACAGTATTGTGGCAGGGCCGACACTGCTTTCTAGCAAAGCCAAACCTCATGCTGGCACTCATGGTCCCCCCAGGGCTCACCCACTGCCACCCTATACTGTCCTCCACCCCAGGCCAGcctcaccccaaaaccacaactCCCACAGCTCCCCTCTAGCCAGTTAATTCTTCCACTGAAtagtttttttggggggatttcagGGAATTCACACCTCATCACGGATATTTTCCTTGGAGACAGCCCAGGGTAAATGTTCACATTCCTTGGCTAAGCAAACAGGACCCTGGAAACTCCTGCCCCAGGGGACACCCAGCAGTGCCGTGCCCTTGACCCCAGCAGGGTCACCGTGGTGCCGCAGCCCACGAGCTGCAGAACAGCCCCTGGCAGGAGGAATcctcctccagagctgcctccagcagcaccttcctTTACCGGGCACAAAGGAGCGGAGCGGGAtcagccttccccagcccagcccgagCAGCCACTGGGGGGGCACCCACCGAACCCCAGCCCCccgaggctgctgctgggggggtTTTGTCCCTGCTCCCCGGGTGCCAGCACCCCACCTGGGGGGGGAAGTGTCACCCTGGCTGGGTGGCCTGGGCAGGATGGGGCACCTCTCCCTGCCACCGTCAcctccttccccccttcccccgaTATCTCTCCCCCCACCTTGCGGGTTTAATCCCGGCTCGGGTAACACGTTGCATAAACCCTGGGCACATGCGgctgccccgtgtccccccgggCGCCCCGGGTCCCCGCCAGGCCGTGGTGCCACCCCCGGGCGgtgtctgtccgtgtgtccgtccCAGAGCCCACACGGTTAacgcggccccggcccggccccccccgGCCATTGGCTCCCCCCTCGCAGCCCCGCCGCTATTTCTCGGCCGCCGGGCTCCGAGGTGACAGCAGGCGACAGCGGCGCTTGTCCCGGCCGCTCGCCCCGGGCTGCCAGGGGGTGCTGGCACCCCGCACCCCGCAGCCAGCCATGGGGGGCTGCGCCCGCAGCAGCTGGATTTTGCCCCTTTTCTTGGCTGGGCTCGTCCAGCTGGGGCGAAgtgaggagagggagaaggtaaGAGGAGGGGGACACCCCCACGGGGCGTTCAGGGGGGTTTAGGGGGTGTGTGGCACCCGGGGGACGCTCCTATTCCCCAGGCTCTCTGCAGGACTCCCCGGGGCAGAGGTGGGGCACGGCCGCCCCATGAgcccccctccttccccctaCAATCCCGGTGCCTGGATCACGGGGAGATTTTCTGAGTTGGTTCTTGCCAAGGGCCAAGAATCGCTGTCCTGGGGTTGGGGACAAAGGGGGACAGAGCCATGTGTCCCGCAAGTGACCTccccaggggcagagcagggggcttTTCCCTCTACAATGTCCGGGTGGGTTCCCCCATGTCGGGAAGGTGTGAAACCCAccgtgtccccacagcccagcgGGCAGGGGCACTGTCACCCCCCAGTCAGGGTCCCCACCTTGCCACCAGGACCCCACAGTCCCACGGAGCCTTCATTCCTCGAGTGCAACCCCTGTGATTTCACCTCTTGCCAGCTCCTAAAATAGCCCCTCGGTGGCACTGGGTTGAGCCTGGGTACCCTGGTGGGGACAGGAGGTGAACTCCTCTGGGTTAACCCCTGTGGCCCCGGATGCAGGGGCTTTTCCAGACCGACCCTTCCCGGcccattccccatcccacccggaaccccctgccctgcccctgtcTCCCAGGGCTTCCAGGGGCGCTGGGTCCTGTTCACTTGCCCAGAGCCTCGGGATTCTGGTGCTGGCCACCCCCG
This portion of the Vidua macroura isolate BioBank_ID:100142 chromosome 15, ASM2450914v1, whole genome shotgun sequence genome encodes:
- the SMIM3 gene encoding small integral membrane protein 3 isoform X1 — protein: MRWSVFVFFPGVEKTSCRALPFLPLPPIPFPSSPPLPSPAGRAGPGGARRSLFLAAGVFFSRRDLPLPPLLAGAGAGAGFGVGAGAWQRRKMDLPHLTSPTDLPKHILDVWVIVLIILATILIMTVLVLCPATAVIIYRVRAHPTRNGIV
- the SMIM3 gene encoding small integral membrane protein 3 isoform X2, which codes for MASSGVTPAAPCPSHAGHSSRMDLPHLTSPTDLPKHILDVWVIVLIILATILIMTVLVLCPATAVIIYRVRAHPTRNGIV
- the SMIM3 gene encoding small integral membrane protein 3 isoform X3, with the protein product MDLPHLTSPTDLPKHILDVWVIVLIILATILIMTVLVLCPATAVIIYRVRAHPTRNGIV